Genomic segment of Rana temporaria chromosome 12, aRanTem1.1, whole genome shotgun sequence:
GTCTCAAATCTACTATCTACTTCATTGCAGAAAAGGGTCCCTTCTTGGTGTCCTAGCCGCTGTCAATTGATACTTCCTAAAAAGCGTCCAACGGCAGaatcctcttatgccgcgtacacgaccgtttttcatgacgtgaaaaatgcaatttttttaaattggtcattaaaaacgattgtgtgtgggtttgagcatttttcatgacgtgaaaaaaggccattaaaatttagaacatgctctaatttttcacgtcgtgaaaagcggtcgtgtgtaggctttaacgacgtgaaaaatacgcgcatgctcagaagcaagttatgagacgggagcactcgttctggtaaaactagcgtttgtaatggagatagcacattcgtctcgctgtaacagactgaaaagcgcgaatcgtcttttactaacaggaaatcagcaaaagccgcccaaagggtggcgccatccgaatggaacctcccctttatagtgtcatcgtatgtgttgtacgtcaccgcgctttgctcgagcatttttgttttcactatcgtgtgtaggcaaggcaggcttgacaagaatcacgtccagaaaaacgttgttttttccatgacattaaaacggtcatgtgtacgcggcatgaggctccAGAAGAACTTTTGCACAAGGAGACAAGTCAGCACTGGCACAGACTGATTACCTGTTAACACATCTGGATTCTGTGCCAATGAAACAAGTGGACAGCGGATTGGCCGTGTATAAAAGAGCATCACAAAGTATTCTGGTGAAAGGGTGTATTTTTAGCTTTCCTGGATAATACAAGTTCTAATTGGAATAGTAAAGTCTGATTGGCTACAGTgaccactaggggtgcaacggatcaaaaaactcacggatcggatcgatcctcggatcaggagtcacggatcggatcattttcggatcagcaaaaaaaaaaaaaaaggggtccgttttttcattggtccaaaaaaaaaaaaaaaaattatatatatatatatatatatatatatatatatatatatatatatatatatatatatatatatatatatatatatatatatatatatatatatatatataaaaaataatatatttttttttggaccaattaaaaaaaggaaccttttttttttttgctgatccgaaaaaagagcacaatagcaattcacaggggtggattaaagaggaagcaggtgaggctgtttgggacttaaagtacaatcttgatgtttttacagcaaaatatatatatatatatatatatatatatatatatatattttttttttttttttttgctgtaaaaacatcaagattgtactttaagtcccaaacagcctcacctgcttcctctttaatccacccctgtgaattgctattgtgctcttttttccccctttcccccccctcctctcacaccagtgcttcactgctaacattcccattcagcttgctagagcccagtgcacagcgtgacacgcctccccggggaggcgtgtcacgctgggctctggcaagcagactggccgccgctccggagctaggccgaagccggggactttcctaggcctaggctccggagcgctccgcggatcgcggggtgtgccgatccgaacggggtggcccgttcggatcacggatcggtgacgatccgttacacccctagtgaCCACCGACTAGTctacacttttaaccacttccaaacaattctgacacttcgctcctacatgtaaaaatcataattgttttgctagaaaattacatagattcccccaaacactatatatgtttttttagcagagaccctagagaatacaatggcggtcattacaactttttatctcacactgtatttgcgcagcaatttttcaaacacatttttttggggcgtcttttttttttgcataaaaaacagtaaagttagcccaatttatttgcataaatatgaaagatgaagttacgacgaatagatacccaacatgtcatgcttcaaaaattgcacacgctcgtggaatggcgccaaacttcggtacttaaaaatccccataggcgacgctttaaatttttttagtggttacatgttttaagttacagaggagcagtggcggctggtgctcaaaattttttgggggggggcgcaaacaaacgaaaaaaaacccatcaattgcagccttactgtgcccatcaattgccaccactgtgccataaaattgtcgccactgtgccatgccatcaaacgcagccactgtgcccatcaatgatcgccactgtgccatgccaaatgcagccactgtggcatgccattgtcgccactgtgcccatcaattgccgccagtttgcccctaaaatgccgccagatccctcgaagtagtcccgcccttgatatcgcttcagccaatcaggttaccggtaactagATCCGGTGAAAccgattggctgagatgcgtgtcagtgttaaccaaggaacgcacaccccttgcgtcccctggttaactatttggaagccaattacagccctcaggctgtaatctgAAAGCCTATCAgaaccgctggctctgatagacacttccacaaccaaccagctgccgttattcagatggccggcgctcgccagggggccagccatctgaatagtgggcggcagcatcAGCGGCGACAATTCATAGATTCATGtaatgcatgaatccatgtattggttttcagtggcggtgcaggagcgagagggggcggcgtccctgcgccctctatggacgcccCGCCactgcagaggaggtctacttTTGCCACTGCCACAACTAAGGTGAAGGATATAGAAGAAGAACTTGTCTAACACCAAGACCAtcctcacaaaaaataaatatattgcagAGCATTTCTCACAATCCTATCATACGAAAAGCATCTACTGCTAAAAAACACTCAACACCAAAAAGCCAAAACAAGTTGGATATAACTCCAAAGTTTAGGTGCATGAATCAGTCAGTCAATGAAATGGGAAGGACCGACCAAACCTAAATCCTTTCTAAACATTTTCCTGATCTCTAAAAATTAGAAATCGCAATACATACATTGCATGATTCTTAGGGGGTTAAGTGGCAACAACATAAAAAGGATCAGTTAAAATTGATTACATTTTTCTACAAGAAAATGGTTGACAAGAGAGCAAAAAAGGACACCCGACTGCTTGCCAAAAAGGTCAGTATATACTCTTGTGTCCCCCAAGAACAAGCAACTGGGGGGTGGGGAGAGAAACAAAATCTCAATACAGTATGCCATCATTTGTATGCATTAGTACCTGTGTGGGTACAATCTCGCTATTATggacattttgtactttttgtggCACGGCTGGCAGAGTGGCTGATGCTGCTTGGACCACCCTCAGTGCCTGTTGGGGTATTTGCACCATCTGATTGTCCGTCTTGGGCTGTACCAGCTGAAGTAGGGTCGGCTGCCCTGTGCCTGGGCTCTGGACAATCACCAAATTGTTACCCGCTTGCAAGATGTTGTCTGCTGTTGTCTCTATCACAACAGTCTCTACCTGCTCCTGGGATGGGGAGCTAGGTGTTAGTGCTGTTTGAAATTGTTTCTTGCGTGCCTTTTTGCACTGTTTGCTTGGAAGAAGCTGAGAGCTTGCTTCATTGGAACAGTCTTGTAGACTATTAAGAGGCAATGCCAAGGTCAGGCTGTTGCCAGAAGTTCCAGTCACTTTCATTATGTTGTTGGGCTTTTGTGGAGGAGCAGGCTTTATGGGTACGTGTTTGGTGGAGTTGGAGACGGGAGCAAGCTGAAGAGTTGCCCCACCATCAGTGGAACTGACAATCTGGAACTGAGTTCCCATATTCTGTGGAATTCCTGGGTTGGTGGATTGCACATTTTGGTAACGGCCAGCTTTGCTCACAGGGTTCTGGATGGTGAAGAAGAGCTGCCCATTGGATGAGCTGAGCTGTGGAATCTGGATGACATTTCCTTTAGCAGAGAAAATGCCCAAGGCAGTCTTCCCTGGGCTCGCTGGCAATGGTGCAGGCTTTATAGGTATGAGTCTTTTGCGGGCTGGTCGTGATTGTACAGGAGGAGTCTCAGCCGATTCCACTGCAGGGGGTCCAATCTTGCTGCATGTGGCTGCAAGGAGAGCCAAGGGAGAAGGCTGTGTATCCTGAAAGATAAAATAGTACAGTTAGTTACAAATTCCATTAAAAGAATTATGTTATCTCGGCTTGAAAGTGCAAGAAAGCACTGTTCATTTTGCAAAAATATTGTGAGCTGACAACTTCACACACTCTGTCTGTACACAAGGAGAGGTTATGGAGATGAAGAGGTCTGTGTTCTTTTAATCCATCATAAATCAAGTAGGCAGGGCTGGCATCACGTGCTTGGGAGCTAAATTTACATTATGTGGTCATGCCAAAGAAGACAGTAGCAGCacacatacacaaacacacaaataaagcgggggttcaccctaaaaacaaatttctgacattacatccagctcactaccgacattgtcagtacgccgttttttttttttttttgctgtacataacttgtaaagctattttcttagccggcttccgggtagtgggcgttcctatgcagcagttagtgattgacatgatgacaaacactaccccccccccccccccgttgcataaggagcgtcacgagttgccgaacgtcggtgcgcaggcgccgtatagcaccgactcaacgttcggcttctttcggcaactcgtgacgctccttatgcgacggggggtagtgtttgtcatcatgtcaatcactaactgcgacATAGGAACGCCCACACCCGCGTGAGGCACTAtccggaagccggctaagaaaatagctttacaaggtatgtacagcaaaaaaaaaaaacggcatactgacaatgtcggtagtgagctggatgtaatgttagaatttttttttttttagggtgaacccccgctttaaaggggttgtagccCTTCATGTGtttaatgcattagggtgaaaaaaacaccttgcagcgtCCGGCCCCCCGAATTTCTGTGGCTGCGATCCCGCGTCACTCTCTTCACGACttttcggctcttcattggaaagattgatagcagcgcggccattggctcccgctgctgtcaatcaaatccaatgatgcgggcgccggggccgagtcataggtaccgcaaggtaaccccctggaaGAGCTTCCCacagggggttatctattgcaagggagagccgctgtgggaccccagaataggacgatcggggtcactctgtgcaaaacgaactgcacattgggaggcaagtatgactttttttttttttttttttttaataaactgaacctttaagccctgtacacacgatcggtttgtccgatgaaaacagaccgatggaccgttttcattggacaaaccgatcgtgtgtgggccccatcggtttgttttcccatcagtgaaaaaaaaaatagaacaggttttaaatttttcctatggataaaaaaaaaaaaaactatagtctgtgtggaagtccatcggtcaaaaatccacgcctgctcagaatcaagtcgacgcatgcttgctgTTTTGGCACGGTtgtatttttgactgatggtgtgtaggcaagactgatgaaagtcagcttcatcagatatccaagaaaaaatccatcggattagattccatcagatatccgatcgtgtgtacgcggcctcaattacctgtGCCTCCGTGCCTCATCCTGTGTCTCctcagcgcccccacctcccccgccgtgaTCGATCACGGCGGGCCGCTCCGGCCAGTAATTGAGGtagcggctttgcagccttctgcaggcctaagtttccttctgtgatctggcgccatcttgtggtggccgttggcatgacaagtaaaccagcaattctaatggagcttccccagcgttttcactgccatcttctatcctctaattagaacccccaaacattatatattttgtattctaacagcctagggaataaaatggcggtcattgcaatactttctgtcacaccatatttgcgcagcggtcttacaagtgcacttttttgggaaaaaatacactttttttttaaaatataaaaataagacaacagttaagttaacccaattttttttttatattgtgaaagataatgttacactaaGTAAATTGatagccaacatgtcacgcttcaaaattgcgtccgctcgtggaatggcgtcaaacatttaccttttaaaatctccataggtgacatttaaaaaattctacaggttgcatgttttgagttacagaggaggtctagggctagaattatcgctctcgctctaccaatcgcggtgatacttcacatgtgtgttttgaacaccgtttacatatacaggcgctactcacgtatgcgttcgcttctgcatgtgagcttggcgggacggggcgcgttttctggctcctaacttttttagctggctcctagattccaagcaaattagtcaaagtgtgtgtgtgtgtgtgtgtatgtatatgtatatatacacacacacacacacacacacacacacacacacacacaccatactccgctttgcagttggttttgcacagagtggtcccccatcctcctcttctggggtccctccgcggtgctcctggctcctcctcttccagtGTCCCGCTGGAAAAGCGATCCAACTGGACACCCGTGCGGGCAcactcccgtgtcctgctgctgcgtccatagacacagacagcaggactcggctccGCCCCCCGGGTCAtcggatttaattgacagcagcgggagacaaAATGGCTGCTCTGCTACCAATCTATCgaatcaggacacgagacaccgactggagctggtgtgctcgttcctGTCATGGGAATTACGGGGCCCAGGTAagtataaggctggattcacacctatggcatttttagtgctttttgcactacagatcgtgttccataggaaaccatgttaaatggaccgtAGTGCAAatctaaaaatgcatagatgtgaatccagcctaaaggggGACTTGGGGGTGGACTGCTGCAgtacataaaatgcattaaggtgaaaaacggcaggggtttacaacccttttaaggccttgttcacacctaTACATTTTTTGTGTGAATTTTCAGGTTTTCAGAAACAcacaacagtccatttaacatgatttcTTATAAATGTAGTTCAcaactgtgcattttatggaaagggccagggacttctttttggttccatagacttcaatggatcaaaaatgtgtatatgaaaaaaaaaaaggaacaatgcaaaatgcaccttgaacatgcaaactgcataggtgtgatggtgcttaaagcggaggtcaggcgttaaaaaaaaacataaaaatgtaaaagttagcagctacaaacactgtagctgctgacttttagtaaggAGCAGGGTGctctgcgatgtcggcagccgaagccgagcaatcgctcgggtctcgactgccccgccgccatcctcggtgagggaaattaggaagtgaagcgttgtggcttTGGTTTCCTACAGCGCCGCTCGCTCAACTCGCGCaatgtgaatgggcggatgtctcatGGGACACACAcacggtcccagaagacaccgctccccatttcccaggaggcagtgtGAGGAGGATAAGAAAGAAGACCACCGgacgaggaagtggcagatttgtacgatctgcctagtaacagccacttctggtaagtataaaaaagaaaaaaaaaactatttttttgtagcctttttgcctatttttttttttagggtggacctccgctttaactgaaaattaaaagtcagcagcttttaATAAACAGTCACTCACATGTCCTACGATCCAGTGGTGTGCTCATCCCAGCCAAATGCCCTCCCTCACCGGCATCTTTACAATGGGcagccggctgtgacagcttgcagctttacAGACGGCTGTAAATGCACGAGCGACGCTGCGTTCTGTGACTGGCCTGGAAGTCTTCTagaacctgtcatgtgtcccagaagacttcagGAGGGAGGAGAACTTCCACTTTTAATCGCCCAGGCAATTGGAGCAAAAGTGGGAGCATGCCCGCTCtcctccccaaaaaaaagctCAGTTTCACAAATAGGAGCAGAGAaaggaggccttaaagtggaacttccccttacaaaaaaaaaaaaaaaaagaagaacggaAGCCGTTACCTGCTAATATTGTGatcaaaaccacagaggtgaaaaAAGAGGTTCGCCAAACCCCAGAACCAAATgactgtaaggccgggtacacatgggtaaacatgtacgatgaaaccggtccgtcagaccgttttcaccgtacatgtctgcccggggacttctgtacgatggctgtactaaccatcgtacagaagttcgCGCGTAGgcagggcgtgtccgcggcgacgtgggcgggcctgccttttaaatgcatgtttcagcatacatgtttggtcgtgtgtacgggggcttaGTGTGACAGCATTTTCAGTTTAAGTGAAATTTTAGGAGTCTCGGTGTTGGTTGAAGCCGACACCAATCTAATTTATTCCTCTAATCGTAACATCAAGCAGGCAAATAGGTTTTttgaaaaagcagaaaaaatcCTGTTTACCGTTTGATATGCACTGTCTACACTATATGCCGAGAATACTATGGATTCCATTGTATGATCATCACTTCTACAAAATCAACAAACCTGGGAAGTCGAGGCAGCTGGTTGTAGGTATTCACTGGGACTTACTGCAGCGGTTGCCGTCATGCTGACCTGAAAGCAAAGTTACATTACGGTCTttatgagaaaaataaataaaaaattattaactcaaaaacacataaaaataaattattcgtTTAAAAATAAACTATTCAAGCACGTAAACAGTGATACCAAAATTTGCATCATTAACCCATTTGGCAGATCTTGCCTTACTTTCTGTATACATGATAGGTGGATGAGGGTTTcctcacatccaatttgcatgtcaggagactgtgaccagctctctatggatccggttcacatatctccagagTGGCTCCCGTGCaatttgcacaggagtcctgtgcatcttctggaccatttcaggtccaaattcaggcacAAATTGGGGCTGAAAACGGACCcgaaacggtgaacagggacgcaccagacccctgctgtgagccactccaTGCTGCTTTAACTCCAAAACTATCCaatgaggaaagaaaaaaaaaaaaaaaggacaggtcGAGTttcagggctggttcacactagtgcaatgacagacattgcatgtaattCGCACCACATTTCTGTGCAGataacatgcgatgtctgtgcgatgcaaattcagccatacaaaacgtatggctaaatttgcatcacattcggaccaaactcgTGCAGAACCATTTTTTGTACGCACCGGAATTGGATTGCATGGGCGTTCACaaccatgtgatccgattctgaAAATCGCGCTGCGTTTTGAAAATTGATTGCAGGGTGTTAACATACACTCCGCAATCAGTTTGCATTAACAGGTTGCAATTTGCACCTCATCTAGTGGGAACCAGCTCTTATACTAAATGAAACAAAGATTACATACAGCTTTGTAATCCTCGAAATGGCATGcatttaggaaataaaaatatatgttaaGATTTTACCTTTGCTGTATTCTCAAGAGGTGGGTGAGTAAATACAGTCTTTCTGCAGGCTCATCTCATTATCTTCTTCACAAGGTCATCTTACATACTGAATCTATGCAAGTCCAaatcaaggggaaaaaaaaaaagttatattccaGACACTTTAATTGCTGTACAAACACATCAGCTGACTAAAGCAACCAATGAAATTCAACTTGCTACTTTGTGCTGAAAGTTTAAAATGAAAGGATGACTCCAACACTAAGGCCCAAAGAAATCACTAGTCCATTACTTTCACCCATCAAATTTTGCAGAGTGATcctaaagtagatctaaaccctaaatgggggggggggggatttcatcTCTTCAACTACTGTATTTACATGCATGTATTTTGTACAAGTAaacaattaaaggagaagtccagcctgggctCATTTGGCagtacttctcctatgggtcatggCAATTTGTTTTCCATTCCTATGACCCAGTTTCAGCATAGAGCAGGCTGAACTCCACTCTCTGTTGGTGACGCCAATATAAGTCCAGGCATCGCATCATCCTGACTCTGGGAGTCTGGATCCACCgggagtctggatccaccaggtgcctggaccgatcccgtctcagcgagccgctccccgcccctccgcagctcagcgctccagtgattgtagagagctgctgattgacagcagctcttTGCTCGGGCAGtcgagagaaccgagccatcggcggtgttcggtggctaggctctcagtgcagagatgccggAGGACAGATGCAGATCCACCTAGgtaatagagctgcacgattaatcgtggagagaatcgcgatctcgattctccccgcccgcgatctccccgtGGGATGACCCTTGATTCTTCTGTGTTCAccgctggttccacgtaaccagcgtggaacgcaaatgccgccgatatcgaaaccgacgtcagcagcctgcgccgctggatagatgcctgagcttctctcacaacagtagtttgtaccatgcgccacccagtggttgccggcggtactgcttcggatgtattaaaccttctcacagttctgtacaactgtgtgtatccatgcg
This window contains:
- the SP2 gene encoding transcription factor Sp2 isoform X1, with the translated sequence MTATAAVSPSEYLQPAASTSQDTQPSPLALLAATCSKIGPPAVESAETPPVQSRPARKRLIPIKPAPLPASPGKTALGIFSAKGNVIQIPQLSSSNGQLFFTIQNPVSKAGRYQNVQSTNPGIPQNMGTQFQIVSSTDGGATLQLAPVSNSTKHVPIKPAPPQKPNNIMKVTGTSGNSLTLALPLNSLQDCSNEASSQLLPSKQCKKARKKQFQTALTPSSPSQEQVETVVIETTADNILQAGNNLVIVQSPGTGQPTLLQLVQPKTDNQMVQIPQQALRVVQAASATLPAVPQKVQNVHNSEIVPTQIYFRTSTGELQPLLTQDVPSMPQPRASGGTSTLATQSGIPGKKNIHRKERSLPKLAPAGSVINLNTAQLAATAQAIQTISINGVSVQGVPVTITNASGQPQLSVQNVSSNNVAISGLSPTQIQLQMEQALSGEIQPGVKRRRVACTCPNCKDGEKGRWGPPGRKRHVCHVPECGRTFRKTSLLRAHVRLHTGERPFVCNWGFCTKRFTRSDELQRHARTHTGDKRFECPHCQKRFTRSDHVSKHFKTHLVPKKL
- the SP2 gene encoding transcription factor Sp2 isoform X2; its protein translation is MTATAAVSPSEYLQPAASTSQDTQPSPLALLAATCSKIGPPAVESAETPPVQSRPARKRLIPIKPAPLPASPGKTALGIFSAKGNVIQIPQLSSSNGQLFFTIQNPVSKAGRYQNVQSTNPGIPQNMGTQFQIVSSTDGGATLQLAPVSNSTKHVPIKPAPPQKPNNIMKVTGTSGNSLTLALPLNSLQDCSNEASSQLLPSKQCKKARKKQFQTALTPSSPSQEQVETVVIETTADNILQAGNNLVIVQSPGTGQPTLLQLVQPKTDNQMVQIPQQALRVVQAASATLPAVPQKVQNVHNSEIVPTQIYFRTSTGELQPLLTQDVPSMPQPRASGGTSTLATQSGIPGKKNIHRKERSLPKLAPAGSVINLNTAQLAATAQAIQTISINGVSVQGVPVTITNASGQPQLSVQNVSSNNVAISGLSPTQIQLQMEQALSGEIQPGVKRRRVACTCPNCKDGEKGWGPPGRKRHVCHVPECGRTFRKTSLLRAHVRLHTGERPFVCNWGFCTKRFTRSDELQRHARTHTGDKRFECPHCQKRFTRSDHVSKHFKTHLVPKKL